In the Dolichospermum flos-aquae CCAP 1403/13F genome, AAAACCAATACAAAAATTAGATGAAAACGCAAATACCCTAGCGTCTACTCAACCCCAAGTGCAGACAAAACCCACAAAAATCACACCATTAAAGTCAGAAACTCAACCTAATGCTAGTTCCAACAATATCCCTAGCAACTCCACCGCTTCCACACAGTTACCGCAGAATAAAAATATTTTAGGCAATTTAGGCGATCGCTCAAGAAATAGTTTAGGTACTGGAAACGGTACTGGTGTTGGTAATGGAATTGGAAATAGTACAGGTAATGGTACTGGTTCAGGTACTGGTGTTGGTAATGGAATTGGAAATAGTACAGGTAATGAAAGTGGGAATAAACCAAAATCAGAAAATACACCAATAGCTACCGCACCGAAACCTCCCATAGAAAACAGTTCTAAACTGAATCGTGCGGATTGTATCCAGTGTCAAATTAAGTACCCAGATAGAGCCAGACAGCGTGGCATAGAAGGAAATGCAGAAGTTGCTATTGATACTGATAGCCAGGGTAATGTTACGCGAGTTCGGTTAGTCCGTTCCAGTGGTGATAGCGAACTAGATCAAGCCGCTCAACAAGCTGCACAAGAGTGGAAATTAACACCCACAGCAGAGGGAAGAGAAGGGGTAAGAGCCTCAGTTAACTTTGCCATTAAAGGATCACAGCGTCACCGTAAACTTCAAGAACGGCAAATACAAAAACAAAGAGCAACCACCAAAAAAAACCCTGAAAAAGCGACTTCTACCTCTACTCCTATCGAATCTCCTCAATATAATCAACAAAAAATAACTCCTATTATTACTGATATTCCCTCCGAAAATACAACTAAACAGAGAGAAGAATCTGCACCTTCTGAGAGTCAACAGATATCACCACCAGCATCTGCAACTACATCACCTACTGAGTCTTAGAGGATGTATCTCAAGAAAATTTGATAGCAAATTTGTTTCTACAAGAATCAATAGGAAATCGGTAGATCTTCAAAGTATAGATATGGTAGGGATGGGAGGGATAATTCATGAATTACCCCATCTGACTAGAATGTAGGGTGGACAATGCCAACCATCATGTTAAATTAATAGATCTGTTAATCTTCGTGATCATCAAAGGGATCATCTAATTCCTGGCTTGGGGGTCCAAAAGATGTGTAAATTGCCATACCAGTAATAGCAACTAACGCCGCACAAAAGGAAATTCCAAGCACCGTAGCGGGTTCTAAGTCCATAAATTTAGATACATATTATCACAGCGATATTTATAGAATATTACAAAATTTAACTTATCGCACATTACATAGTTAAAGCATGATCATCTCACCCTCGTAAATTGGCCAAGGTATTGATACTCCGTAAATAATGTTATGCCCAATTTATTGACAAAACATTAAAAATATGTTAATAATGGATCTTTGTGGAAACTTTACCCTTTAATATAATCTCTTGGCTAACGTCATTGTCATAGGTGCCCAGTGGGGCGATGAAGGAAAAGGTAAAATAACTGACTTACTCAGCCGCTCCGCAGACGTGGTGGTACGTTACCAAGGGGGAGTGAACGCTGGGCATACAATCGTAGTCCAAGGTCAGACGTTTAAGCTGCACTTAATCCCCTCTGGTATTTTGTATCCAAAAACCGAGTGTATCATTGGCTGTGGAACAGTCATCGATCCGCAAGTCTTGATTAAAGAACTCGAACAACTAGAAGAATTAAATATTTCCACGGCTAATCTGTTGATATCTCAGACGGCTCATGTCACCATGCCCTATCATCGCATGATTGACAAGGCATCAGAGGAAGTACGGGGAAATCATAAAATCGGGACAACAGGTAGAGGTATTGGTCCTACCTACGCCGATAAATCTGAGCGGATAGGCATCAGGATGTTAGACTTGATGGACACCGACGGACTCCGTGAGCAGTTAAAGTGGACGATAAACTATAAAAATACCATTTTAGAAAAGCTGTATAATCTGCCACCTCTCAATCCAGAAGAAGTGATTGAGGAGTATTTAGGTTATGCGGAACGCTTGCGTCCTTTCGTCGTTGATACATCGTTGAAAATCTACGATGCGGTTTTACGACGACGGAATATTTTGTTTGAAGGCGCACAAGGGACATTACTTGACCTAGATCACGGAACTTATCCCTATGTCACATCCTCCAACCCAGTCGCTGGGGGGGCTTGTGTGGGGAGTGGACTAGGACCAACAATGATAGATCGGGTAATTGGTGTATCCAAAGCCTACACGACAAGAGTGGGAGAAGGTCCTTTCCCCACGGAACTAGATGACGAAATTGGTGACTTGTTAGGCGATCGCGGTGCAGAATTTGGCACAACTACAGGGCGTAAACGTCGTTGTGGTTGGTTTGATGCGGTTATTGGTCGTTATGCGGTTCGCATTAACGGCATGGATTGTATGGCACTTACCAAACTTGATGTTCTCGATGAATTAGAGGAAATCAATGTTTGTGTGGCTTATGAAATTGATGGTGAACGCTGCGAACACTTCCCCACCAGCGCTCGTCTTTTCGCCCGTTGTCGTCCCATTTACAAAACTGTACCAGGATGGCAAGTGTCAACAAGTCACTGTCGTACCCTGGAAGAGTTACCACAAAAAGCACTGGACTATCTGAAATTCTTGGCAGAATTAATGGAAGTGCCGATTGCAATTGTTTCCTTGGGAGCAAGTCGTGATCAAACTATCATTGTTGAAGATCCTATTCACGGTCCAAAACGCGCACTGTTACAACCTAACAGTACACCAGTTTAATCAGTGGTCATTGGTCAGTGGCAAGATAACTGACAACTGACAACTGACAACTAACAACTCACAACTTAACAACTTAACAACTTATATGGCAATCACACTCGAATCTAAAACCCGCCCAGAAGGTAGCAAACCCAGAGCTTTGCGCCGTTCTGGATTAATTCCCGCCAACTTGTATGGTCACAACGGGATTGAATCAATTTCTCTAGTTCTTGACGCTAAAGTTGTAGAACGTTTGCTCAAGCAAGTTATTCCTAATAAAACCCAAGTGGAACTCAGCATTGCTGAATTAGAGTGGACTGGTACAACCGTGCTTCGTGAAGTTCAGATTCACCCAGCCAAAGGCACACCTTACCACATCAGTTTTTTTGCTGGTGCTAAAGGCTAAAATTCAGGTAATAATAACGAAGAGAACCAGGGTTAGCCCTGGTTTTTTTGTGGTAAAAAGGCAAGAGTATCAAAATCCCTCTTACCACTAACCACTGTACGGGCGAAGCATTTGGAGAACTATTTTTGGCAATGACCGATAATTTATCTTCCAAATGCTTCGCTGTACGGGCGAAGCATTTGGAGAACTATTTTTGGCAATGACCGATAATTTATCTTCCAAATGCTTCGCCCCTACTAACCACTAACAACGAACCAATGACACAAACCAATCTCCCAAATTTAATTTCACAAATGTTACAACCAGGATTTTATCCTCATTCTGTAACAGAACCAATTCAATTAATTCAAACTCATATTTCCTATGTGATCCTCACAGGAGATTATGCTTACAAACTGAAAAAACCAGCCAACTTTGGTTTTTTAGACTTTTCCACCTTAGAAAAACGACAACATTTTTGTCAAGAAGAATTGCGCTTAAATCAACGTGGTGCAGGTGAATTATATTTAGAAGTTCTACCCCTAACTTTAGTTGGTGAACAATACCATTTAGGGGGAACAGGAGAAGTTGTAGAATATGCAGTAAAGATGCGTCAATTTCCCCAAGAAGCCCTTTTTAGTGAACTTTTTGCCAGTGGAAATTTGCAAGAAAGTCATTTGGAAGAATTGGGAAGAGTTGTCGCTCAATATCATGCTGAATCAGTCACAAACGATTATATTCGTAGTTTTGGGGAAGTCTCACAAATACGATTAGCAATTGATGAGAATTATCAGCAAACTCAAAACTATATTGGTAGACCTCAGACACAAGAGCAGTTTGAGGCAACAAAACAATATACAGATAACTTCTTTGTCCAACATCCAGAACTATTTAAAAGCAGAATTGACAATAACTATATTTGTGAATGTCACGGCGATTTACACCTCAGAAATATAGCTCTTTGGCATGACAAAATTATGCTATTTGACTGCATAGAATTCAATGAACCTTTCCGGTTTGTGGATGTTATGTATGACGTAGCATTTACAGTTATGGATATTGAAGCCAGAGGAAGGAAAGACTTAGGAAATGCCTTTTTAAATGCCTATGTAGAGCAAACTGGAGACTGGGAAGGTTTACAGGTATTACCTTTATATTTAAGCCGTCAGGCTTATGTGCGAGCTAAGGTAAATTCCTTTTTATTAGATGATCCTAACATCCCGGCTGCGGTAAAAGAAGAATCTGCAAAAACCGCATCTGCATATTATCGTCAAGCGTCGGAATATACTAAACCCCAACAGGGAAAACTGATTTTGATGTCGGGTTTATCTGGTGCTGGTAAAAGTACCACAGCTAAATATTTAGCCCGAAAACTCAATGCAGTTCATCTCCGTTCTGATGCTGTGCGTAAGCATTTAGCAGGAATTCCCCTCTTAGAAAAAGGTGGGGATGAAATCTATACACCGGAAATGACGCAAAAAACCTATAGCCGATTGTTAGCATTAGGAATTATACTGGCTAATCAAGGTTGGTCTGTAATTTTAGATGCCAAATATGATCGTCAGGATTTACGGGAAGCAGCTATTTCTCAAGCTACACAGCATCAATTACCTGTACATATTATCAACTGCACCGCACCGTTAGAAGTTGTCACAGAACGACTGCTGAACCGCACTGGTGATATTGCTGATGCAACTGCTGATTTATTAGCATCCCAAATCAAGCAATCTGAACCATTTACAAATCAAGAACAACCTTATATAAGAGTTGTAGATACAACTCAACCGCTAGACACGCAATTATCAGAATTGATTTAATTTTTGTCTAGGAAGTCAGGGTTTACCATTGCTCGTAAGTGTCAAATTAACGTAAAATTCATAGCCCGTCGGGGAATAAATTCCCTGTCTAGTAGCTCAAGTCATCTAAAGATGACTAAAACAAACCAAAAATTTTTAGTGTACGTTAGTACACTTTTCTCGTTCCCATACTCTGTATGGGAATGAATTCTAAAAGGCTCTGCCTTTAATAACATTTGAGGCAGAGCCTCCATGATAGCATTCCCAGTCAGAGACTGGGAACGAGATATAATTATTCTTTCTCCTGACTCCTAATCTTATGGCACCGAAAAATAATCTGCTAGGCGATATTTTCTCTTCTTCACCTAACTTTCTTTCTCAACTGTTGTTTGGATTATTCTTATTTATTATCTCCAGCATTGCTCATGCTTCAGTTCCTCTGAGTCTATTCATAGCTATTATGGGTGGTGTTACTTTGGGGTGGTTCACATTTGCCAATGATAATAGTTCTGAACCTGCTACTGTCGCATCTAATGATGGTATTGATGCTGGATTAAAATATTGGTTGTTTTTTATGATGGGCTGCCTTTTCCTCGGTTATTCAGCCCCTGTGAGTATTGTGTTCGGTGCTATTGCTGGAGTTGGTGGTGGCTGGATAATTGGTTGGTGGCGCAGTGAAGAAGCGTTACAAACTCAATTATCTGAGGAGATTGTGGAAGAAGAAGAGACAGAACAGCCCAGTGAGAGAAATGCGAAAAGACGCAAAAGAAAACCTACTAAACGTTTCCGTCGGGAATCTGCAACTTTCAATTTTCGCTTTTGGGAAAAGTAATTAATAATTAACTAATTATGTTTTTATATTTATCTAAAATCCTACCACTATTTTTTTACCCTTTGGGATTGGCAAGTGTGAGTTTAATAGTGGCTTTAGTAACTTTACGAAAACGTCCCCGGATTGCGACTATAGCTATTTCTTTATCTTTAGCTTTGTTGCTAATATGTAGTAATGCTTGGGTGGCTAAATCCTTGGTACGCAGCCTAGAATGGCAAAATATCCCCGCTACTCAAATCCCCAATGCTGAAGCCATTGTAGTTTTAGGTGGTGCAACTAAATCAGCAACTTGGCCACGGGTGACAGTAGATTTAAGTGAAGCCGGCGATCGCGTAATTTATGCCGCACAACTTTATTTTCAGAAAAAAGCCCCTATAATTATCCTTAGTGGTGGCCGGATTGATTGGCGCGGTAGTGGTTCGCCAGAATCAGCAGATATGGCAAATATTCTCACATCTATTGGTGTTCCAGCAACAGCAATTATTCAAGAACCTGATTCTTTCAATACTCATGATAATGCTGTCAATGTCCGTAAAATTCTTGAAGCTCGCCAAATCAAAAAAGTATTATTAATTACCTCAGCAATACATACGCCGCGATCGCTCAAAATTTTTCACCGTCAAGGTATGGATGTCATTCCCACACCAACCGATTTTCTTGTTAGTCAAGGTGAATTTCAAGAACTTACCAGCACTCCAAAAGCCGCAATTCTCAATTTACTCCCTGATACTGAAAATTTAAACCAATTCACAAGTGCATTAAAAGAATATATTGGTACTTTTATTTATTGGTTACGAGGTTGGTTATAATAATTCATGAAATCAGAATTAATATTCCCAAGTATAATCAAATTAAGTTTAAATAACAAGGAGTGGAAAAGATGTTGTTAGAATTAAAGCGCATCCATGTACCACCAGGACAAACAGTAATATTGCAAGATGTCACCTGGACAGAATTAGAAACTATTCTTGAAGAATTAGGAGAACATCGTGCAGCGCGAATTGCTTATGACAAAGGAATATTAGAAATTATGGCACCATTACCAGAACATGAAGACGATAAAGAAATTATTAGTGATTTAGTTAAGGCTTTATTGGAAGAATTAGACATTGAATTTAGATGTCTTGGTTCTACCACATTTAAAAATCAATTTATGGAAAAAGGGATAGAACCTGATCAATGTTTTTATATTAAAAATGAAGCTTTAATTCGAGGAAAAAAGCGATTAGATCTAACAATAGATCCTCCACCAGATTTAGCCTTAGAAATTGATATTACTTCCCGCACTCATGCAAATATTTATCAAGCCTTAAAAGTTCCAGAATTATGGCGTTTTGAGAATAGTAATTTAAGAATAAATATCTTACAAGATGGGAATTATCTAGAATCTCAGTCAAGTTTAAATTTTCCTAATTTACCTTTAATTGCAGTAATTCCCCAATATCTTCAACAAAGTAAAACCGCAGGGAGAAATGCGACACTTAAAGCCTTTAGAAATTGGGTAAAACAGCAACAGTTATCCTCTGAGTCTAAATAAATGACAACAACATTTCTGGCAAAAATCATTACCATAGAAGAATTCTTAAAACTGGGTTTTATTGATGAGTCACCACCATGGGAATATATTAACACAGAAGCAATTCAAAAACCTATGGGCGGAGGTAAACACAGTTTATTACAAAAAAGATTAGTTGCAGTAATTGACACAGCAACAAGTGATTATGAAGCATTTCCAGAACTGCGGTGTAGCTGTGGTAATCGTTCCGTAGTTCCTGATATTGCAGTTATTGATAATAATCAAATACCATTAGATGAAAGCGGTGATATTATTAGCAGTGGGATTAATTTTGCACCAGATTGGGTAATTGAAATTCTGTCACCGGCTCAAAGTCAAACCAAGGTAACTGGCAATATTTTACATTGTATTAAACATGGTACTAAACTTGGATGGTTACTTGATCCAAATGAGCGTTCAATTTTAGTTTATCAGCCTCATAGTTTACCAGATTTATTAACTGGAACAGATATATTACCAGTTTTAGAAGGGGTAAATTTAACAATCACAGTTGAGGAAGTATTTGGTTGGTTGCAAAGGAAAAAGTGATATATTTAACCCTCAAAAATAACTTGATTATTCAACCAAACAACTAAATCAGCTTTACTGGTAAAATCTAACAACGCTAAACCTAAGTTCTCCAAATCTTCCACAGACAACTTATTAATTTTTACTTGTAAATCCTGACTAAATGCACCTATACGCCGTTCAAGTAGACGCATTAGACATCTCCGAGAATTAAATGTGCATGACCTGAAACCCTTGTAGATACGTTCCATGGAACGTATCTACAATCTTTTTCGGAGATGTCTATTACAAAATTGAAAATTACCTCATAACGAACTTCTTGATAATATCTGGTATTTTTTAAATCACTAATACTAAACATTCTTGCTAACTCCTGGGAACTGAGACGGGGTAATTTACAGGGCAAGCGCATCTTATTTTTAGAATGCTTACTGGACAAAGGTTTTGACGATTGTTAATTTTTGTAACTAAAGGTTGAAACCCTTGCTGGGCATGGATTACAGAATTTAGGTGCGTTTGCCCTGGGGTAATTTAGTTTAACCATCTGCAATATTTTGATTATTCAACCAAGTAACCAAATCAGCTTTACTGGTAAAATCAAACAAAGCTAAACCTAAATTCTCCAAATCTTCCACAGATAACTTATTGATTTTTACTTGTAAATCCTGACTAACTCCACCTATACGCCGTTCAATTATACGCATAGTGTAATTTAAAGCCTCCTCATAACGGACTTCTTGATAATATCTGGTATTTTTTAAATCACTAATACTAAACATTCTTGCTAACTCCTGGGGACTGAGACGGGGTAATTTATAGGAAATAATGGTCTGGATTAAATCTAACAAATTTTTCTGCAATCTTTCATCCGGTAAATCTGATCTTGCTTGTGATAATAAATTTCTCGCTAAAGCTGGAACTTCTTTTTCTTTCTCCACCACTAACTTAATAATACCTAATCCCAAGGATGTTTGTATATCCACCAGTTCATCCAAATATAACCGAGTTACCAAAGGACTTTCTAGCAAATAGCGATAGGGTTCTATTTCTGTGGGTTCTATACTACGTTTAGCAAATAAAACCACAGCTTGCCAGGGTGTAGTAGAAGCATAGAGATGTAAATAAAGAAAAATCTCTGAAAAAAAGCGAGAATAAAAATCCTCATCTCTTTGAAATTGTACCTCTACAAAATAAATAGGTATTTTTTCTTGATTATTTGTAGGTAGAAATACACCATCAATTCTAAACGCTGTTTGTTTTAGTTCTACAGAGGCAAAATCATAAGCATTTGCTTCACTAGGGGGTAAATTAATTCAAAAAAAGATTGCGGTAAGGTTTGAAAAATGCGATAAAAAATAGAATCGGTTTTCATGGATATTGCTATTAAATATTTTTGTAAATGTTGAGTTAAGAGGAACTATCAAACATGATACAATAGTAATCATGGAAAATATCATATTAACTTCAACACACTAACATTTAAACGAGGATGATTAATGGTCAAACCCTATACTGATGAGAATTTTCTTCAATTATCTGGAAAGTTTTAATTAACTAAAGATTGCATTCTGAAATTAACTTGAAGTAGTGATATAATGATATACAGGAATTATTGAAAACCAAAATATGTTAAAATACTTAACAATTACAGAAGCGCAAGAGCAACTTTTAGATTTACCAGATGATTTACAAGAAGAACCAATAATCATAACTAGGCATGGTAAACCCGTAATGGCGGCTATTAGTTTTGAGCAATATGAATCTTTGCTAGAAACATTAGCAATATTATTTGATCAGGAATTTAGTCAGCAGTTACAAGAAAGTATAGCTCAAGCAGACAGGGGAGAAACTATTAGTTGGAATGATGCAAAACTCAAACTCGGACTTTGATAAACCACAATCTGATCAAATTGAATTTGAAATTCAGTTAACACCTTTAGCTTTGGAGATGTTTGTGAATATTAAAGATAAACGTCACCAAAAAGCTTTGAGTTCAAAGATTGACAAATTAAAAATAGAACCTGAAAAACAGGGAAGACCTTTAACTGGACAGTTGATTAATTATCGTAGCGTTAGGGCTGTAGGACAACGCTACCGTATAATTTATCAAGTGGAAAAGGATAAAGTTGTGGTTTTAGTAGTTGGTGTAGGTTTAAGAAAAGAAGGTGATAAGGGAGATATTTATCATCTATTGCAGAAATTATTATAGTTTGTAATACGCAATTGAGGAAGTATCTGCTTGGTTGCAAAGGAAAAAGTGATAAATTTATGCAACACTATTTTTGATAAGAAAAATATTAAATATTCTTAAACCTATTCTAATATATGTGTCAAAGTTGGCAAGTAAACATAAGGCTGAAGTATCGAAGGGTTCCAACCGGTAGCCTCCTGAATAAATCCTCCTTTCTCTGCATACGTAGAATTCCAAAATTTATCTATTACTGGAAGTTCTAGTTAAGGAAATGTAGGTTGGGTTGAGCGATAGTGAAACCCAAAATTACCAAGGATTTTGTTGGGTTTCGTTCCTCAACCCAACCTACGATATAACAATGTTTTAGCCTTAACCGAACAGTATTGAATCCCAAGGATGTTTGTATATCCCTAGTTTAATTGGGTGCATATAGTCCAACAATTTTGATTCCCTGTTTTTCTTTTTCTGCTAGTTCTAAATTCAATGTCAGCAGTTTTTCTAATATGTCATC is a window encoding:
- a CDS encoding TonB family protein, which codes for MEFSSVTIEQREKEAEALKTFLFFSLIGSLVLHIGILALAINKFFLKFPEVREEPIEVTILETIPQEVNQLPVEIKSLAKTNSGGGGNKGGGISTPTKTALNMIKSSVAPITKQAQLKITTNLISKQSQTLTNREPAKILTPVQTNPIENTTPEPATTPPPVETKPIQKLDENANTLASTQPQVQTKPTKITPLKSETQPNASSNNIPSNSTASTQLPQNKNILGNLGDRSRNSLGTGNGTGVGNGIGNSTGNGTGSGTGVGNGIGNSTGNESGNKPKSENTPIATAPKPPIENSSKLNRADCIQCQIKYPDRARQRGIEGNAEVAIDTDSQGNVTRVRLVRSSGDSELDQAAQQAAQEWKLTPTAEGREGVRASVNFAIKGSQRHRKLQERQIQKQRATTKKNPEKATSTSTPIESPQYNQQKITPIITDIPSENTTKQREESAPSESQQISPPASATTSPTES
- the psbN gene encoding photosystem II reaction center protein PsbN: MDLEPATVLGISFCAALVAITGMAIYTSFGPPSQELDDPFDDHED
- a CDS encoding adenylosuccinate synthase, with protein sequence MANVIVIGAQWGDEGKGKITDLLSRSADVVVRYQGGVNAGHTIVVQGQTFKLHLIPSGILYPKTECIIGCGTVIDPQVLIKELEQLEELNISTANLLISQTAHVTMPYHRMIDKASEEVRGNHKIGTTGRGIGPTYADKSERIGIRMLDLMDTDGLREQLKWTINYKNTILEKLYNLPPLNPEEVIEEYLGYAERLRPFVVDTSLKIYDAVLRRRNILFEGAQGTLLDLDHGTYPYVTSSNPVAGGACVGSGLGPTMIDRVIGVSKAYTTRVGEGPFPTELDDEIGDLLGDRGAEFGTTTGRKRRCGWFDAVIGRYAVRINGMDCMALTKLDVLDELEEINVCVAYEIDGERCEHFPTSARLFARCRPIYKTVPGWQVSTSHCRTLEELPQKALDYLKFLAELMEVPIAIVSLGASRDQTIIVEDPIHGPKRALLQPNSTPV
- the rplY gene encoding 50S ribosomal protein L25, with amino-acid sequence MAITLESKTRPEGSKPRALRRSGLIPANLYGHNGIESISLVLDAKVVERLLKQVIPNKTQVELSIAELEWTGTTVLREVQIHPAKGTPYHISFFAGAKG
- a CDS encoding bifunctional aminoglycoside phosphotransferase/ATP-binding protein is translated as MTQTNLPNLISQMLQPGFYPHSVTEPIQLIQTHISYVILTGDYAYKLKKPANFGFLDFSTLEKRQHFCQEELRLNQRGAGELYLEVLPLTLVGEQYHLGGTGEVVEYAVKMRQFPQEALFSELFASGNLQESHLEELGRVVAQYHAESVTNDYIRSFGEVSQIRLAIDENYQQTQNYIGRPQTQEQFEATKQYTDNFFVQHPELFKSRIDNNYICECHGDLHLRNIALWHDKIMLFDCIEFNEPFRFVDVMYDVAFTVMDIEARGRKDLGNAFLNAYVEQTGDWEGLQVLPLYLSRQAYVRAKVNSFLLDDPNIPAAVKEESAKTASAYYRQASEYTKPQQGKLILMSGLSGAGKSTTAKYLARKLNAVHLRSDAVRKHLAGIPLLEKGGDEIYTPEMTQKTYSRLLALGIILANQGWSVILDAKYDRQDLREAAISQATQHQLPVHIINCTAPLEVVTERLLNRTGDIADATADLLASQIKQSEPFTNQEQPYIRVVDTTQPLDTQLSELI
- a CDS encoding YdcF family protein, which codes for MFLYLSKILPLFFYPLGLASVSLIVALVTLRKRPRIATIAISLSLALLLICSNAWVAKSLVRSLEWQNIPATQIPNAEAIVVLGGATKSATWPRVTVDLSEAGDRVIYAAQLYFQKKAPIIILSGGRIDWRGSGSPESADMANILTSIGVPATAIIQEPDSFNTHDNAVNVRKILEARQIKKVLLITSAIHTPRSLKIFHRQGMDVIPTPTDFLVSQGEFQELTSTPKAAILNLLPDTENLNQFTSALKEYIGTFIYWLRGWL
- a CDS encoding Uma2 family endonuclease; protein product: MLLELKRIHVPPGQTVILQDVTWTELETILEELGEHRAARIAYDKGILEIMAPLPEHEDDKEIISDLVKALLEELDIEFRCLGSTTFKNQFMEKGIEPDQCFYIKNEALIRGKKRLDLTIDPPPDLALEIDITSRTHANIYQALKVPELWRFENSNLRINILQDGNYLESQSSLNFPNLPLIAVIPQYLQQSKTAGRNATLKAFRNWVKQQQLSSESK
- a CDS encoding Uma2 family endonuclease translates to MTTTFLAKIITIEEFLKLGFIDESPPWEYINTEAIQKPMGGGKHSLLQKRLVAVIDTATSDYEAFPELRCSCGNRSVVPDIAVIDNNQIPLDESGDIISSGINFAPDWVIEILSPAQSQTKVTGNILHCIKHGTKLGWLLDPNERSILVYQPHSLPDLLTGTDILPVLEGVNLTITVEEVFGWLQRKK
- a CDS encoding DUF4351 domain-containing protein, giving the protein MRLLERRIGAFSQDLQVKINKLSVEDLENLGLALLDFTSKADLVVWLNNQVIFEG
- a CDS encoding DUF4351 domain-containing protein produces the protein MFSISDLKNTRYYQEVRYEEALNYTMRIIERRIGGVSQDLQVKINKLSVEDLENLGLALFDFTSKADLVTWLNNQNIADG
- a CDS encoding type II toxin-antitoxin system Phd/YefM family antitoxin translates to MLKYLTITEAQEQLLDLPDDLQEEPIIITRHGKPVMAAISFEQYESLLETLAILFDQEFSQQLQESIAQADRGETISWNDAKLKLGL
- a CDS encoding type II toxin-antitoxin system RelE family toxin — encoded protein: MMQNSNSDFDKPQSDQIEFEIQLTPLALEMFVNIKDKRHQKALSSKIDKLKIEPEKQGRPLTGQLINYRSVRAVGQRYRIIYQVEKDKVVVLVVGVGLRKEGDKGDIYHLLQKLL